The proteins below are encoded in one region of Aestuariivirga litoralis:
- a CDS encoding nickel/cobalt transporter — protein MRHLLFCLCMLAGLWAAPGFAQVQPQDQPAVTQQQDSQPLNRRRLMVPPKNADGTIKVTPFFEDPVLWIRDQQQNFYGGMSKAMKDMKQGGSHQAAWFLLWLSLGYGVFHAAGPGHGKTVISGWLLATETQLRRGILVAFMSAIVQALVAIIVVSGALLLLEGATSAAKNMAGYLESLSYGLIAIMGAYLLWTGLLALLPRVSRKPVSVGAAAVAQTHHFEIVNPLPASHVHSHIDGADCDCGHAHAPSPKDVTSDWSWKRALSLSFAVGVRPCTGALLVLLFANALGIYWAGIAATFVMALGTFATVAAIASIAVYSKKLANRMASRNDAWMQRLNIALRLCGGAMILGLGIILSIGALSGSMPDSF, from the coding sequence ATGAGACATCTGCTTTTTTGCCTGTGCATGCTGGCCGGCCTCTGGGCCGCACCCGGATTTGCACAGGTGCAGCCTCAGGATCAGCCGGCGGTGACCCAACAACAGGATTCACAGCCCCTGAATCGCAGGCGCCTGATGGTGCCACCGAAAAATGCCGATGGCACGATCAAGGTCACGCCTTTCTTTGAAGATCCGGTTTTGTGGATCAGGGACCAGCAACAGAATTTCTATGGCGGCATGTCGAAAGCCATGAAGGATATGAAGCAAGGCGGCAGCCACCAGGCGGCCTGGTTCCTGCTCTGGCTCAGCCTGGGTTACGGCGTGTTCCATGCGGCAGGCCCCGGCCATGGCAAGACGGTGATTTCCGGCTGGCTGCTGGCCACCGAAACACAATTGCGCCGCGGCATCTTGGTTGCCTTCATGAGCGCCATCGTGCAGGCGCTGGTGGCGATCATCGTGGTGTCAGGCGCGCTGTTGTTGCTGGAGGGTGCCACTTCAGCGGCCAAGAACATGGCGGGCTATCTCGAAAGCCTGAGCTATGGCCTCATCGCCATCATGGGTGCTTATTTGTTGTGGACGGGCCTTCTCGCCCTCCTGCCGCGCGTGAGCCGCAAGCCCGTGTCAGTCGGCGCAGCAGCAGTGGCGCAAACGCATCATTTTGAAATCGTCAATCCGCTGCCGGCCAGTCATGTGCACAGCCACATTGACGGAGCCGATTGCGATTGCGGTCACGCCCATGCGCCTTCACCGAAGGATGTGACGAGTGACTGGTCATGGAAGCGTGCGCTGTCGCTGTCTTTCGCGGTGGGTGTGCGGCCTTGCACCGGAGCCCTTCTGGTTCTGTTGTTCGCCAATGCGCTCGGCATCTATTGGGCCGGCATTGCCGCCACTTTTGTCATGGCGCTGGGCACATTTGCCACGGTGGCCGCGATTGCCTCCATCGCCGTCTATTCCAAGAAGCTCGCCAACCGCATGGCGTCACGCAACGACGCATGGATGCAACGCCTCAACATCGCACTCCGCCTGTGCGGCGGCGCGATGATTCTGGGATTGGGAATTATCTTGTCGATTGGAGCCCTGAGCGGCTCGATGCCGGATTCGTTCTAG
- a CDS encoding DUF1007 family protein, whose translation MLKRVVLLLGFVLLQALPAAAHPHVWADMRSQLLISDDGMVTGVRVQWTTDKAYALDALDGFTPLADGTYSAEDMKKLTDENLDALKDYGYFIFFRFNGAPQKIGAPVEGAQTYDTTEKQLTLYFTVPLETSLDPRKGIIDLKVYDPEFYIDFEYIDDKPLLISKAIPPGCTAELLPIVGDAGLQQTKDMLATKDKSWKPENGEDFGSLFAQAAEVKCTP comes from the coding sequence GTGCTGAAGCGCGTCGTGCTGCTTCTAGGCTTCGTGCTGTTGCAGGCATTGCCCGCCGCAGCACACCCCCATGTCTGGGCTGATATGCGCTCGCAATTGCTGATTTCCGATGACGGCATGGTCACTGGCGTGCGGGTGCAATGGACCACCGACAAGGCCTATGCGCTGGATGCGCTTGATGGATTTACCCCTCTGGCCGATGGCACTTACAGTGCTGAAGACATGAAGAAGCTCACCGACGAGAATCTCGATGCACTGAAGGATTACGGCTATTTCATTTTCTTCCGCTTCAATGGTGCGCCACAGAAGATCGGCGCCCCCGTAGAGGGCGCGCAGACCTATGATACAACGGAAAAGCAATTGACCCTGTATTTCACCGTGCCGCTGGAAACGTCGCTGGACCCGCGCAAAGGCATCATCGACCTTAAGGTCTATGACCCGGAATTCTACATCGATTTCGAATATATCGACGACAAGCCTCTGCTGATCTCCAAGGCCATTCCGCCGGGCTGCACCGCCGAACTCTTGCCCATCGTGGGTGACGCTGGCCTGCAGCAGACCAAGGACATGCTGGCCACCAAAGACAAGAGCTGGAAGCCTGAAAATGGTGAGGATTTCGGATCGCTCTTCGCGCAAGCTGCCGAGGTGAAATGTACGCCATGA
- a CDS encoding metal ABC transporter solute-binding protein, Zn/Mn family, with protein MKKLILIGLSLAALAAPAIADAKLHVTASFSILGDMVKRVGGDLVDVSTIVGPDADTHVYEPKPADVQLISKSQVLFVNGLGFEGWMTRFVDSSGFKGQVVTVSAGVASRQMEDDGKEITDPHAWQNLANGLIYVRNIELGLCAADPTDCGTFKQNADAYSAEITALDTEVKAAIAKVEVQKRLVITTHDAFGYFGAAYGVKFEAPEGFSTESEAAAGDVAKLITQIKAQHATALFFENMSDPRLIEQIGRETGVNPGGKLFADALSQDEGGGSYLEFFRHNVKLLVAAMSGPA; from the coding sequence ATGAAAAAGCTCATTCTCATCGGCCTGTCTCTCGCAGCCTTGGCGGCCCCCGCCATTGCCGATGCCAAGCTCCACGTCACCGCCAGCTTCTCGATTCTGGGTGACATGGTGAAGCGCGTCGGCGGTGATCTCGTCGATGTGTCAACCATTGTCGGCCCCGACGCCGATACGCATGTTTACGAGCCGAAGCCCGCCGATGTGCAGCTGATCTCCAAATCGCAAGTGCTGTTCGTCAATGGTCTGGGCTTTGAAGGCTGGATGACCCGCTTTGTGGATTCCTCCGGCTTCAAGGGCCAGGTGGTCACTGTCAGCGCCGGCGTGGCCTCGCGCCAGATGGAAGATGACGGAAAGGAAATCACCGACCCGCATGCCTGGCAGAATCTCGCCAACGGACTGATCTATGTGCGCAACATCGAGCTCGGCTTGTGCGCGGCAGACCCCACCGATTGCGGCACCTTCAAGCAGAATGCCGATGCCTATTCGGCCGAAATCACGGCACTGGATACCGAAGTCAAAGCCGCCATCGCCAAGGTGGAAGTGCAAAAGCGCCTCGTCATCACCACCCATGATGCCTTCGGCTATTTCGGTGCCGCTTACGGGGTGAAATTCGAAGCGCCGGAAGGCTTCTCCACCGAGAGCGAAGCCGCAGCGGGTGACGTGGCCAAGCTGATCACCCAGATCAAGGCGCAGCACGCCACGGCATTATTTTTCGAGAACATGTCAGACCCACGCCTGATCGAACAGATCGGCCGCGAAACTGGCGTCAACCCCGGCGGCAAGCTTTTCGCCGATGCCCTGTCGCAGGACGAGGGCGGCGGCAGCTACCTCGAATTCTTCCGCCATAATGTGAAGCTGCTGGTGGCCGCCATGAGCGGGCCGGCCTAG
- a CDS encoding metal ABC transporter permease: MILYDLLIAPFVDFDFMRRALAGSVVLSLSAGPVGVFLVLRRMSLAADGMSHAILPGMAVCFLLFGLQILPMTFGGLIAGLIVAFLAGAVSRLTLLREDASLAAFYLMSLAFGVLLISVKGTSVDLVHILFGSVLALNDQAMALIGAVATVTMLVLAVIWRALFLECLDPSFLRSVSKSGGYAHFAFLGLVALNLVAGFQALGTLLAVGLIIVPAVSARFWVHRLEPMCLLAATIGVVSSYVGLLASYHFNLATGPSVILVAGLIYIASLLFAPKGVLAGQAKPHHHKRA; this comes from the coding sequence ATGATCCTCTACGATCTTTTGATCGCGCCGTTTGTGGATTTCGATTTCATGCGCCGCGCATTGGCAGGCAGCGTGGTGCTCTCGCTCAGCGCAGGCCCGGTGGGCGTGTTCCTCGTTCTGCGCCGGATGAGCCTCGCCGCCGATGGCATGTCGCATGCCATCCTGCCCGGCATGGCCGTGTGCTTCCTGCTGTTCGGATTGCAAATCCTGCCGATGACGTTCGGCGGTCTCATCGCGGGCCTGATCGTGGCCTTCCTCGCCGGCGCCGTCTCGCGCCTCACGCTCTTGCGTGAAGATGCCAGCCTCGCGGCTTTCTACTTAATGTCACTGGCCTTCGGCGTGCTGCTCATCTCGGTGAAGGGCACCAGCGTGGATCTTGTCCACATTCTCTTCGGCAGCGTGCTGGCGCTGAATGATCAGGCCATGGCACTGATCGGTGCTGTCGCCACCGTCACCATGCTGGTGCTGGCGGTGATCTGGCGCGCGCTGTTCCTTGAATGCCTCGATCCTTCTTTCTTGCGCTCAGTGAGCAAATCCGGTGGCTACGCGCATTTCGCGTTCCTCGGACTCGTCGCACTCAACCTCGTTGCCGGCTTTCAGGCGCTGGGTACGCTTCTCGCCGTGGGCCTGATCATCGTGCCCGCCGTCTCCGCCCGCTTCTGGGTGCACCGGCTGGAACCCATGTGCCTGCTCGCCGCCACCATCGGCGTCGTGTCGAGCTATGTCGGCTTGCTCGCCTCCTATCATTTCAATCTGGCCACCGGCCCTTCGGTCATCCTCGTTGCCGGGCTGATCTACATCGCCTCGCTGCTCTTTGCGCCCAAGGGCGTGCTGGCAGGGCAGGCCAAGCCGCATCATCACAAGAGAGCCTAG
- the aztA gene encoding zinc ABC transporter ATP-binding protein AztA, translating to MASITLDDVTLGYDGHPAVHHLKGTFASGSLTAIAGPNGSGKSTLMKGLAGILSPLGGHITRSGCAARDIAYLPQAHDIDRSFPATVGDLVQSGLWHRRGNFAALTNADRHDVHHALEHVGLRGFERRDIGTLSGGQFQRALFARVLLQDAKLILLDEPFTAIDGKTTADLLKLIARWHNEKRTVLAVLHDFELIKAHFPETLLMAREPVAWGDTRSVIAPANLLQARTMTEAWDDNAEECAA from the coding sequence ATGGCCTCCATCACGCTCGACGATGTCACGCTCGGTTATGACGGCCACCCCGCCGTCCACCATTTGAAGGGCACCTTCGCCTCAGGTTCGCTGACGGCGATTGCCGGCCCCAATGGCTCCGGCAAATCCACCTTAATGAAGGGCCTCGCCGGCATTCTCTCCCCGCTCGGCGGCCACATCACCCGCAGCGGCTGCGCGGCGCGCGACATTGCCTATCTGCCCCAGGCCCATGACATTGACCGCAGCTTCCCTGCAACAGTGGGTGATCTCGTACAATCCGGCCTCTGGCACCGCCGTGGCAATTTCGCAGCACTCACTAACGCTGACCGCCACGATGTACATCACGCGCTGGAACATGTCGGCCTGCGCGGTTTCGAACGCCGCGACATCGGAACGCTTTCCGGCGGCCAATTCCAACGCGCGCTCTTCGCCCGCGTATTGCTACAGGACGCGAAGCTCATTCTGCTCGATGAACCCTTCACTGCCATTGACGGCAAAACAACTGCTGATCTCCTGAAGCTCATCGCGCGGTGGCACAACGAAAAGCGCACCGTGCTGGCTGTGCTGCATGATTTCGAACTGATCAAGGCGCATTTCCCTGAAACCTTGCTGATGGCGCGTGAACCGGTGGCTTGGGGTGATACAAGAAGTGTGATCGCTCCCGCGAATCTTCTCCAGGCCCGCACCATGACCGAAGCCTGGGATGACAATGCCGAAGAGTGCGCCGCATGA
- a CDS encoding Fur family transcriptional regulator, whose amino-acid sequence MNADNTRKSDLEVSKVLTSSKKPLSAYDLMHQLQAHGPAAKFKAPVQVYRALERLMKQGEVHKVASLNAFVPCRCAHDGTPPGFLVCTGCGTVSEFDAGSLERAARHRPPGFVIEATNVEISGKCQKCLQKGA is encoded by the coding sequence ATGAACGCAGACAATACCCGCAAGAGCGATCTGGAAGTGAGCAAGGTTCTCACCTCATCAAAGAAGCCACTCTCGGCCTATGACCTGATGCACCAACTTCAGGCGCACGGCCCGGCTGCAAAATTCAAGGCGCCCGTGCAGGTCTACCGTGCGCTGGAGCGCCTGATGAAACAGGGCGAAGTGCACAAGGTGGCTTCGCTCAACGCCTTCGTGCCCTGCCGTTGCGCGCATGATGGAACACCACCTGGCTTTCTGGTTTGCACCGGCTGCGGCACGGTTTCGGAATTTGATGCGGGCAGCCTTGAACGCGCCGCGCGCCACCGCCCGCCTGGCTTTGTCATTGAAGCCACCAATGTCGAGATTTCTGGCAAATGCCAGAAGTGCCTGCAGAAGGGCGCTTGA
- a CDS encoding UDP-glucuronic acid decarboxylase family protein translates to MVTSTGKKALVTGAAGFLGSHLVDKLLGDGWQVTGLDNLQTGAMQNLAHLSGNAKFNFIKHDVTEPAEIETDMIFNLACPASPPAYQADPIRTLKTSVLGAMHFLELAARQKAIFVQASTSEVYGDPLVHPQREDYWGHVNPIGIRSCYDEGKRAAETLCFDYRRKENVDVKVARIFNTYGPRMDPNDGRVVSNFIVQALKGEPITVYGDGLQTRSFCFVDDLIGAIHGLSKLPPGEAGPVNIGNPGEFTMLELAEQVLALTGSKSRLIYNPLPQDDPKQRKPDISRAQALMGWEPKVGLHEGLQKTIAYFSQRLKAA, encoded by the coding sequence ATGGTTACAAGCACCGGCAAAAAGGCGTTGGTCACAGGGGCGGCGGGATTTCTCGGCTCGCATCTGGTGGACAAGCTGCTGGGCGATGGCTGGCAGGTGACCGGGCTGGACAATCTGCAGACCGGCGCGATGCAGAACCTGGCTCACCTTTCCGGCAATGCCAAGTTCAACTTCATCAAGCATGATGTGACTGAACCTGCCGAGATTGAAACCGATATGATTTTCAACCTGGCTTGCCCCGCTTCGCCTCCGGCCTATCAGGCTGATCCGATCCGCACGCTGAAGACTTCCGTTCTCGGTGCAATGCATTTTCTCGAACTGGCCGCGCGACAGAAGGCAATTTTCGTGCAGGCTTCGACCAGCGAAGTTTATGGCGACCCCTTGGTGCATCCGCAGCGCGAAGATTATTGGGGCCATGTGAACCCGATCGGCATCCGCTCTTGCTATGATGAAGGCAAGCGCGCGGCGGAGACGCTGTGCTTTGACTATCGCCGCAAGGAAAATGTCGATGTGAAGGTGGCGCGCATCTTCAATACCTATGGCCCGCGCATGGACCCCAATGACGGGCGGGTGGTGTCCAATTTCATCGTGCAGGCGCTGAAAGGTGAACCGATCACCGTTTATGGCGATGGGCTGCAGACGCGCTCGTTCTGTTTTGTGGATGACCTGATTGGCGCCATCCATGGCTTGAGCAAGTTGCCGCCGGGTGAAGCGGGCCCAGTGAATATCGGCAATCCGGGCGAGTTCACCATGCTGGAACTGGCCGAGCAGGTGCTGGCGCTTACTGGCTCAAAATCCAGGCTCATCTACAACCCGCTGCCGCAGGATGACCCGAAGCAGCGCAAACCCGATATCAGCCGCGCGCAGGCACTGATGGGCTGGGAGCCGAAGGTTGGGCTGCATGAAGGTCTGCAGAAGACGATTGCCTATTTCAGCCAGCGGCTGAAGGCGGCCTGA
- a CDS encoding UDP-glucose dehydrogenase family protein, whose translation MRITVIGCGYVGLVTGTCLAELGHHITCVDTNAARIEALKKSVSPIYEPGLEELLETNINAGRIHFTTNVAEAMQGASAVFLAVGTPQSEDGSANLTYLNAAAAEVARNAKGFLTIITKSTVPVGTGDALEALVARENPGVEFAVISNPEFLREGAAIQDFMQPDRVVIGLENDRARSVMTAIYAPMGDIPLLFTRRRNSELIKYAANAFLAMKVAFINEMADLCEAVNGDVAEVAQGMGLDPRIGNRFLQAGPGYGGSCFPKDTAALAASASKAGSPMQLVEATIASNEARKANVATKVAEALGGSLVGKRIAILGLAFKAGTDDMREAPALSIIPALEARGAKIAAFDPKAFEQARPLLTETEFSKDVQSALHGADAALILTEWPEFRTLGPSDFKSTMRQPLVFDFRHTFSVESFAAAGVSLYSVGRGHDEDEQERPDVLPFPSLESEVKAKLAKSKLKIHSA comes from the coding sequence TTGCGCATTACTGTTATTGGCTGTGGATATGTGGGCCTCGTCACAGGCACCTGCCTAGCGGAGCTGGGCCATCACATCACTTGTGTTGACACCAATGCAGCGCGCATCGAAGCCCTTAAGAAATCAGTGTCCCCGATTTATGAACCGGGCCTGGAAGAACTTCTCGAAACCAACATCAATGCCGGCCGCATCCACTTCACCACCAATGTGGCCGAAGCGATGCAGGGTGCCAGCGCTGTGTTCCTCGCCGTCGGCACGCCGCAAAGCGAAGATGGCAGCGCCAACCTCACTTATCTCAATGCCGCCGCCGCCGAAGTGGCGCGCAATGCCAAGGGCTTCCTCACCATCATCACCAAATCAACTGTGCCAGTGGGCACGGGTGATGCACTGGAGGCGCTTGTCGCGCGCGAAAATCCCGGCGTTGAATTTGCCGTGATATCCAATCCGGAATTCCTGCGCGAAGGTGCCGCCATTCAGGATTTCATGCAGCCCGACCGGGTGGTCATCGGCCTCGAAAACGACCGTGCCAGAAGCGTGATGACGGCGATCTATGCCCCGATGGGCGATATTCCTCTGCTCTTCACCCGCCGCCGCAACAGCGAGCTGATCAAATACGCCGCCAACGCCTTCCTCGCCATGAAAGTAGCCTTCATCAACGAAATGGCCGATCTGTGCGAAGCCGTGAATGGTGATGTGGCCGAAGTGGCGCAAGGCATGGGTCTTGATCCGCGCATCGGCAACCGCTTCCTGCAGGCAGGCCCTGGCTATGGCGGTTCTTGTTTCCCCAAGGATACGGCGGCGCTGGCGGCATCCGCGTCGAAAGCCGGAAGCCCGATGCAATTGGTGGAAGCCACCATCGCCTCCAACGAAGCGCGAAAAGCCAATGTGGCCACCAAGGTCGCAGAAGCCTTGGGCGGCAGCCTTGTGGGCAAGCGCATTGCAATCCTCGGCCTGGCCTTCAAGGCCGGCACTGATGACATGCGCGAAGCCCCGGCCCTCTCGATCATTCCGGCCCTTGAAGCGCGTGGTGCCAAGATTGCGGCGTTCGACCCCAAGGCCTTCGAACAGGCCAGGCCCTTGCTGACAGAGACTGAATTTTCCAAGGATGTGCAATCTGCGCTGCATGGCGCTGATGCCGCTTTAATCCTGACGGAATGGCCGGAATTCAGGACACTCGGCCCCAGCGATTTCAAATCCACGATGCGCCAGCCGCTGGTGTTTGATTTCCGTCACACGTTCTCAGTGGAAAGTTTTGCCGCAGCCGGTGTGAGCCTCTACAGCGTCGGTCGTGGCCACGATGAAGATGAGCAGGAAAGGCCGGATGTGCTGCCGTTCCCCTCGCTGGAATCAGAAGTGAAGGCCAAGCTCGCCAAGAGCAAGCTCAAGATCCACAGCGCTTGA